A window from Dehalobacter sp. DCA encodes these proteins:
- a CDS encoding B12-binding domain-containing radical SAM protein, with protein sequence MKILLVGINTRYVHTNLAIRCLREVLKTQGNTVWEICIREFSINEHLDKIAGEIFEEKPDVLGFSCYIWNIVSVKALVRRLRPVLPDAFILAGGPEVSFDCDRLINEVPQLDAVVAGEAERVLPVLLEGWSEGNLPRDVAGVVWRQRREAGGPQGLDSMTDSDGFQGMTNADECGMVVTNAAVPDTVDLNLLPNPYAGQEDLRGKLVYVETSRGCPYNCEFCISSTFKGVRFLQPERLRPILRQLFANGARTIKFVDRTFNASKTHGFQVLDLFKEEAEREYEKTGPEGPYGLSGDIPRAHCEIAGDLLDQDWLQYLQNYPTGMIQLEIGVQSTHPPALKSIRRSQNFADWKDKARYLQHDCGIPVHLDLIAGLPHEGWAEFRKSFDEVFNLRPNHLQLGFLKVLKGSGIRRQCTRYGLKYCPDPPYTVLKTRELSHEQVLDLVRIEEILERYYNSGRFKFSLEVVLADRQSPFDFFDALARYWHGKGWFQREWSSRSLFENIWEFLMEQPDGRTSLNRKLWREALRFDYFVAERPGQIPDFLQRAEETVQDKSWKEEIRKDPIWQNRIPASEGMDKRQWIRATAIEYFERDIPTGTTEHSPGKGGWYLFYYGRKPTQYFKVES encoded by the coding sequence GTGAAGATCCTGCTCGTTGGCATAAATACCCGGTATGTACATACAAATCTAGCCATTCGCTGTCTGCGTGAAGTCTTGAAGACACAGGGAAACACCGTATGGGAAATCTGTATTCGCGAATTTTCGATTAATGAGCATCTGGACAAAATTGCCGGAGAAATATTTGAAGAGAAACCGGATGTCCTTGGTTTCTCCTGCTATATCTGGAACATTGTCTCCGTTAAGGCCCTGGTACGCAGGCTGAGGCCTGTCTTGCCCGATGCCTTCATCCTGGCCGGGGGGCCGGAAGTATCTTTTGACTGTGATCGTCTTATAAATGAAGTCCCCCAGCTCGATGCGGTCGTTGCCGGGGAAGCTGAACGGGTTCTGCCTGTGCTGCTCGAAGGTTGGTCCGAAGGCAATCTTCCCCGGGATGTTGCCGGTGTTGTCTGGCGACAGCGGAGAGAGGCCGGCGGTCCCCAGGGCCTGGACAGCATGACCGACTCGGATGGTTTCCAGGGAATGACCAACGCCGATGAATGTGGCATGGTAGTGACGAATGCAGCGGTACCGGATACCGTGGATCTGAATCTTCTTCCAAACCCCTACGCGGGGCAAGAGGATCTTCGCGGAAAGCTGGTTTATGTCGAGACAAGCAGGGGCTGTCCGTATAACTGTGAATTTTGTATTTCGTCCACTTTCAAGGGTGTCCGGTTTCTGCAACCGGAGCGTCTTCGTCCCATTTTGCGGCAGCTTTTTGCGAACGGGGCAAGGACGATTAAATTTGTGGACAGAACATTCAACGCATCCAAAACGCACGGGTTTCAAGTTCTTGACCTATTTAAAGAGGAAGCTGAACGGGAGTACGAAAAAACAGGACCGGAGGGCCCATATGGATTGTCTGGGGACATTCCACGGGCTCATTGCGAGATAGCCGGAGATTTGCTGGATCAGGACTGGCTGCAGTACTTGCAGAACTATCCGACAGGAATGATTCAATTAGAGATCGGAGTCCAGTCCACCCATCCACCTGCTTTAAAATCGATCCGCCGATCCCAAAATTTTGCGGACTGGAAAGATAAGGCTCGTTATTTGCAGCACGACTGCGGGATACCGGTTCATTTGGATCTTATTGCAGGCTTACCCCATGAGGGGTGGGCAGAATTCCGCAAGTCATTTGATGAAGTTTTTAATCTCAGACCGAACCATTTGCAGCTAGGTTTTCTCAAGGTATTGAAGGGTTCGGGAATCCGCAGGCAATGTACCCGATACGGGCTGAAATACTGCCCGGATCCGCCCTATACGGTCCTGAAAACACGGGAGTTGAGCCACGAACAGGTTTTGGACCTGGTCCGAATAGAAGAAATTCTGGAAAGGTACTATAATTCTGGAAGGTTTAAGTTTTCACTCGAAGTTGTTCTTGCTGATCGGCAGAGTCCGTTTGATTTTTTTGATGCTCTGGCCAGATACTGGCACGGCAAGGGCTGGTTCCAAAGAGAATGGAGTTCCAGGTCACTCTTCGAGAATATCTGGGAATTTCTGATGGAACAGCCGGACGGCCGGACCTCACTGAATCGGAAACTTTGGCGCGAAGCACTGCGTTTTGATTATTTTGTCGCTGAACGTCCCGGGCAAATCCCTGATTTTCTACAGAGAGCAGAAGAGACTGTCCAGGATAAAAGTTGGAAAGAAGAGATAAGGAAGGACCCGATTTGGCAGAACCGGATTCCTGCGTCTGAGGGCATGGACAAAAGGCAGTGGATCAGAGCTACGGCTATCGAATATTTTGAGCGGGATATTCCAACAGGGACTACAGAACATTCCCCGGGAAAAGGCGGCTGGTATTTGTTCTACTACGGTCGAAAGCCGACCCAGTATTTTAAAGTTGAAAGTTGA
- a CDS encoding Cof-type HAD-IIB family hydrolase, which translates to MIRLVAIDLDETLLNDAWQISEGNIKAIRRAVAKGVMVTLATGRMAVSARKYASQLGLDVPIITCNGALIEHSLSREIICHKVIPSGLAMEIIQHLQSKEVYTQVFIKDEVFTNKWNQYSKAYEEMTGIKVQETDVLQILHTEPEGAEKILCISGEDYLQAATADLRQIYADRLHFTRSKPIFLDMIDKEVNKGSALRALAANFGILPEEIIAIGDNFNDREMLMFAGIGVAMGNALQELKEIADYITASNKEDGVAKVFEKFVL; encoded by the coding sequence TTGATCCGACTTGTTGCCATAGATTTGGATGAAACACTGCTTAACGATGCGTGGCAAATTTCTGAAGGGAACATCAAGGCCATCCGCCGCGCAGTGGCCAAAGGCGTAATGGTTACGCTTGCTACAGGAAGGATGGCTGTATCTGCCAGAAAATACGCCAGCCAGCTGGGTCTGGATGTTCCGATTATTACATGCAACGGAGCCTTGATCGAGCACTCCCTGAGCAGGGAAATCATCTGCCATAAAGTGATTCCGTCAGGATTAGCTATGGAGATTATTCAGCATCTCCAGTCGAAAGAAGTCTATACACAGGTGTTTATCAAAGATGAAGTCTTTACAAATAAATGGAATCAATATTCCAAAGCCTATGAGGAAATGACCGGAATAAAGGTCCAGGAAACGGATGTGCTGCAAATTTTGCACACTGAGCCGGAAGGTGCTGAAAAAATATTGTGCATTTCCGGGGAGGATTATCTCCAGGCTGCTACGGCAGATCTGCGGCAGATCTATGCCGACAGGCTTCATTTTACGCGTTCCAAGCCAATTTTTCTGGATATGATCGATAAAGAGGTCAACAAAGGCAGCGCGCTTCGGGCGTTAGCCGCGAATTTCGGCATCTTGCCGGAAGAAATTATCGCGATCGGGGATAATTTCAATGACCGGGAAATGCTGATGTTTGCCGGCATCGGTGTGGCTATGGGCAATGCCCTTCAGGAACTTAAAGAAATTGCGGATTATATTACAGCTTCAAATAAAGAAGACGGAGTAGCCAAAGTTTTCGAGAAATTTGTTCTGTAA
- a CDS encoding sensor histidine kinase has product MTSWLLGTKLVIILYSIFCYVLTGMTNLPLVLLLLLIYIIVSMFHIISSKESVKKTWMVLICVFLILSAFYASNLFVFLLPLNLLELFHQFGKNPLYALISTALPLFLLAGSIIPEYLLISLLSAMIYELSLKSSMRIARLAADNDFLREKNHSLYGRLHSGTEYENQVRYLSQLEERNTLAQNIHDKIGHVLAGSLIQLEAARVVIDRDQNRSKEIIFNVIHVLKEGMEDIRSTLRTIKPAPEQLGINRLKAILDEHSFNSQMKTHLNYRGDLNCITHSQWRIILENVREALTNTLKYSSAGEVKINLEIMNKLIKVEIKDNGVGAISIKKGLGLEGMEERTESCGGKLILDSSDGFSVITLLPVKGAENAD; this is encoded by the coding sequence ATGACCAGCTGGCTTTTGGGCACGAAATTAGTGATTATTCTATATAGTATTTTTTGCTATGTACTGACTGGGATGACCAATTTACCCCTGGTGCTGTTACTTCTACTTATCTATATCATTGTGAGTATGTTTCATATTATTTCCTCCAAGGAATCCGTAAAAAAAACATGGATGGTTTTGATATGTGTTTTTCTGATTCTCTCTGCTTTCTATGCCTCTAATCTCTTTGTTTTTCTTTTGCCGTTAAACTTATTGGAATTGTTTCACCAGTTCGGGAAAAATCCATTATATGCCCTGATCTCTACAGCTCTTCCTCTTTTCTTGCTTGCGGGGAGTATTATCCCGGAATATCTGCTGATCAGTCTTTTGAGCGCCATGATTTATGAACTGTCCCTAAAATCTTCGATGCGCATTGCCCGCCTGGCCGCGGACAACGATTTCTTAAGAGAAAAGAACCATTCTCTTTACGGCCGTTTGCACTCCGGTACCGAATATGAAAACCAGGTCAGGTATTTAAGCCAGCTGGAAGAAAGAAATACGCTTGCGCAAAATATTCACGATAAAATTGGGCATGTCCTTGCCGGAAGCCTGATCCAGCTTGAAGCCGCCCGCGTGGTGATTGACCGGGACCAGAATAGATCAAAGGAGATTATTTTCAATGTTATCCATGTCTTGAAAGAAGGCATGGAGGATATCCGTTCCACACTCAGAACTATCAAACCAGCTCCTGAGCAGCTTGGCATTAATCGTTTGAAAGCGATTCTGGATGAGCATTCATTTAACAGCCAAATGAAAACACATTTGAACTACCGGGGTGATCTGAACTGCATTACCCATTCACAATGGAGAATCATCCTGGAAAATGTCCGGGAAGCACTGACAAATACATTGAAATATTCATCCGCCGGAGAAGTGAAAATAAACCTTGAGATAATGAATAAACTTATTAAAGTCGAAATAAAAGATAATGGAGTCGGTGCCATATCGATTAAGAAGGGATTGGGGCTGGAAGGGATGGAGGAAAGAACGGAAAGCTGCGGGGGCAAACTAATTCTGGACAGTTCAGACGGTTTTTCCGTCATTACCTTACTGCCTGTGAAAGGAGCAGAAAATGCCGATTAA